CGACGGCTATCTCTATCTGACCGACCGCAAGAGCTTCATGATCATCTCGGGCGGGGTAAACATTTATCCGCAGGAAGCCGAAAATCTGCTGATCCTGCATCCAGAGGTCGCGGATGCCGCCGTGATCGGCGTGCCGCACCCCGAGATGGGCGAAGCGGTGAAGGCGGTGGTGCAACCGAAATCATGGGACGACGCCGGTCCCGAACTGGCATCGCGGCTCATCGAATATTGCCGGGCGCATCTCAGCCACCTCAAATGCCCGCGTTCGGTCGACTTCGACCCGGCACTGCCCCGGCATGAGACGGGCAAGCTCTACAAGCAGGAAATCCGGGCGCGATACTGGCCGAAGGCGTGATCGGCCAACGCGCTTTCATTCGCTATCGGCAAGGAACTGCCGGCTCGCCATCGCGAACAGGATCGCGGCCGGCGCGAGTACGGCAGCCATGATCATCAGCGCATAGCGGAGGCTCTGGATGCCGAAGTCCGGCGCGAGGAGATCGCTGATCCAGCCGGTCGCGAGCGGTCCCAGCGTCAGCCCGATGGCGTTGATCGACGCCATGACGATCGCCGAAGCGGTCGCGCGACGCGTCGGGCCGCAAATATGCTGCACAGATGCGAAGACCGCCGGAAGAGCGGCAAAGAGAAGCGCCATCAACACTCCGGCCCAAAAGAGAAATCCGGCGAGCGACTGCGAACCGAACGCCAGCCAGGCGACGGGCATGGCGATGACGTAGCTGCCCGCCGGCCACCAGACGAGCCATCGCGGATCGCGCCGGGTGAGCCGGTCGCAGACGATGCCGCCGACGATCGAGCCGACGATTGTCCCGATTCCGCTACTGATGCCGTAGGTCGTTCCCGCCACCGCGACGTCGAGCTGCATGACCCGCATCAGATAGGCCGGAATGAAGATGATCGGCCCATAGGCGAAGAGCGAATAGATGGTGAAGCCGGTGATGATGAACCGGAAGGAGGGCTTTTTCATCAGTGCCGAAGCTTCCTGCCGGAAGGCGGGGCGCGGTCCCGACAGGCTTTCGTCGCGGAGGCGCGGCGGTTCGCGCAGGATGAGCGCGGCGAGCACGGCGATCGGCAGCGAGGCCGCCCCCATCACGATGAACGCCATGCGCCAGCCGTGGCTGTGGGCCAGCCAGCCGCCGGCAACGAGCGCCACCGTGCCGCCGAAGGTGACCGCAGAGGATAGTACGGCAAAGGCCTTGGCCCGGGCGTCCGGCGGAAAATAATCGGCGACCAGCGCATGACTGACCGGCACCGCCCCTCCTTCGCCGATGCCGACGCCCATCCGGGCAACGAACAGGAAGACGAGCGAGGTGGCGAAACCGCAGAGAACCGTCATGACGGTCCAGAGCATGAAGGCGACGATCAGCCAGAGCTTGCGATTGCCATGATCGGCCGCGCGCGCGAAGGGGATGCAGGACAGGGCATAGCAGAGGGCAAACGGCGCCCCGCCAAGCGCACCGAGCATGCGGTCGTACAAGCCATATTCCAGCCGGATATGCTCGAGCACGACGGGCAGGAGCTGCCGGTCGGCATAGCTTGCGACGGCGATGAGAAACAGGACGATGAGGAAGAGCCAGCGCTGCCTCTCGGTAAATCGGGCCCACGGCTGAAATTCGGTCGTCGCGCCCGTCATGATCGCCTGTCCTCCCCGATGAACCGGTTGGCGATCGAACGCCCTGCATTGCTAAGGGCAAGGTTTGCCGGTTCTCTTCGCTATCCTCCAATAGAGAGGCGTTTGGCGTGCGGGGACAACTCAGTAATCCTCGCCCAATGGCGCAAATATTCTGATTCTGGACACAGGAGGCGGCCCGCTTATCCTGAATGCAGCACAAAGACTGCCCGGACACCACAATCGTCGCGGAGGGGTCGGACCTGCCCGAACGACAACATGGTGGAATTTATACTGCGAGAGGAGTGAATATGGCGACGGCGGATCAAACAACTACGGCTTCGCTGGCGGACATTCCGGCGCTCGCCGACGCTATCCTGTGCGACATGTTGTTTCCTTCACCGCCGACCGATGTGGAAGAAGAGCTGTTGGCGCGTCGCCAGACGGGATACTCCTATACGTCGCTGACGCTGGCGCAGGACAATGAAGCCGCCCCGTCGCAGGTCTATGCCACGCTCGCGAAAATGCGGCATTCGCTCAGCCTTCATCCCGACGACTTCATCGTAGTCGATAGCGTCGACGATATCCGCGAGGCGAAGCGCACGGGCAAGATCGGTGTCGGCTTCCACTTTCAGGGCAGCGAGGCCGTCGGCCGCGACCTGGCCAATGTCGGCGCCTATTACAAACTCGGCGTCCGCTGGATGCTGATGGCGTATAACTTCCAGAACAATGTCGGCACGGGCTGTATCGAAGCGCAGAAGAATGACGGCGGCCTGTCGGCCTTCGGCCGCGACCTCGTCGCCGAAATGAACCGCGTCGGCATGCTCGTCGATTGTTCGCATTCGGGGTACCGGACGACGATGGACGCGATGGAGGCATCGACCCAGGCGTGCATCTTTTCGCATTCCAATCCGCGTGCGCTCTACGATCACCCGCGCAACATCCGCGACGATCAGATCAAGGCCTGCGCCGCGACCGGGGGCGTGATCGGCGTGAACGGCGTGGGGCAATTCATCGGCGAGCCCGGCGGCGTAAAGGTCGACACGATCATCGCCATCATCGATTATATGGCGGATCTGGTCGGGCCGCAGCACATCGCGCTCGGGCTCGATTATATGACCCCCGGACACTGCGAGGCGCTTTATAATTTCTATAAGGGCAACGTCGCCAAGAAGATCGGTATGCCCGAGCTGCCCTGGGCCTTCCTCAGCCCGGCAACGGTCCCGCTGATCCTCGAGAAGCTGCTGGCGAAAGGGTATAGCGCCGAAGATCTTCGCGGCATCATGGGCGAGAATTTCCTGCGTGTCGCGGCGGCCGTCTGGAAATGAATTCGATTTCTCTGTCGGCCGGAAGGGCATTCTCCCGCCGATAGAGAATCCGTTGCAAATCAGCACGACAGGGGTAGAAAGCGCGACCGGGGCGAGGGAGTGGCATATGCTCATGATCGTTTCGCTATTGCTTTCGGCCATCATCGGCGCCGTGACCGACGATCTCGGTCTTCCGATCTGGCTGCTTTTCTTCCTTGCCGCGGGAGCCGCCGCCTTTCTGTTCCTGAAAGGCGGACAGGCCGAGCGGTTGACCAGCCTCAACCGATCGCGGCGGCGCTGGCGCCGCGAAGCCGCGGGTTATATCCTGCTGAACTTCCTGTATCTTTCGCTGGCCGGTACCGCCGCCTATGTGCTGATCGCACGGAGCGGCACCGTTTCATTCCACTGATCTGAGGCAATCGGCAAGGATTGGTGGTGGTGAGCCCTGCTGGGTTCGAACCAGCGACCTACTGATTAAAAGTCAACGAAGCCGTATCATATTGCGTCGCAGATGATGATATTGTGCGGTTGAGGTTCGTAAAATCGGCAGATTTTCGTCATTCGTCATCATAGATTTTCGTATCTTGTCATTTCTGGTTGTCGCTCGCATACTTACCGAGACACTTACTCAAGGGTGAGCAATGGCAATAACGAAGCGCACGGTGGATG
The Sphingopyxis macrogoltabida genome window above contains:
- a CDS encoding spinster family MFS transporter codes for the protein MTGATTEFQPWARFTERQRWLFLIVLFLIAVASYADRQLLPVVLEHIRLEYGLYDRMLGALGGAPFALCYALSCIPFARAADHGNRKLWLIVAFMLWTVMTVLCGFATSLVFLFVARMGVGIGEGGAVPVSHALVADYFPPDARAKAFAVLSSAVTFGGTVALVAGGWLAHSHGWRMAFIVMGAASLPIAVLAALILREPPRLRDESLSGPRPAFRQEASALMKKPSFRFIITGFTIYSLFAYGPIIFIPAYLMRVMQLDVAVAGTTYGISSGIGTIVGSIVGGIVCDRLTRRDPRWLVWWPAGSYVIAMPVAWLAFGSQSLAGFLFWAGVLMALLFAALPAVFASVQHICGPTRRATASAIVMASINAIGLTLGPLATGWISDLLAPDFGIQSLRYALMIMAAVLAPAAILFAMASRQFLADSE
- a CDS encoding dipeptidase — protein: MATADQTTTASLADIPALADAILCDMLFPSPPTDVEEELLARRQTGYSYTSLTLAQDNEAAPSQVYATLAKMRHSLSLHPDDFIVVDSVDDIREAKRTGKIGVGFHFQGSEAVGRDLANVGAYYKLGVRWMLMAYNFQNNVGTGCIEAQKNDGGLSAFGRDLVAEMNRVGMLVDCSHSGYRTTMDAMEASTQACIFSHSNPRALYDHPRNIRDDQIKACAATGGVIGVNGVGQFIGEPGGVKVDTIIAIIDYMADLVGPQHIALGLDYMTPGHCEALYNFYKGNVAKKIGMPELPWAFLSPATVPLILEKLLAKGYSAEDLRGIMGENFLRVAAAVWK